A single Cyclopterus lumpus isolate fCycLum1 chromosome 1, fCycLum1.pri, whole genome shotgun sequence DNA region contains:
- the slc43a1b gene encoding solute carrier family 43 member 1b isoform X2 yields MKRAFNAAMAPSLAQAYRRRWWMAITAIIENLLFSAVLLGWGSLLIMLKNEGFYSYLCIENVSVNANVTALEDSVWRSCVEQEEVLNLGFTIGSFLLSAATLPLGILMDRYGPRPLRLIGSSCFAASCAMIAVAAYDPEVLSGLIFLAVSFNGFGGICLTFTSLTLPNMFGNVRSTILSLMIGSYASSAVTFPGVKLIYDLGVSFRVIMWVWSGMACTVFINCFLNWPAESFPAPEDIRYTKKVKISGVVTEDKVTGDRYVTHMTIMEDMMGPKLLEPEQTDSQRTTQGAVPLCHSVCSPIFLWSLITMAMTQLRLIFFMGAMNKMLEFLVTHGNPNPSEELQKEMEEQVGFYSSIFGTMQLLCLLTCPLIGYIMDWRLMECEEENANTQTEKNQSDPSKRDRKIQKLTNAMRAFIFTNILLVTFGIISMIDNLPLQLVSFVLHTIVRGFIHSCCGGLYAAVYPSNHFGTLTGMQSMISAAFALLQQPLFILMLGHLRGDPYWINLCLLIFSLAGFLLPGYLFYHRRNLIRAKAECDRLAASQPEKENAPLTQSDSGTAKSQAKGHANGYSPNGPSV; encoded by the exons ATGAAAAGAGCATTTAATG CTGCCATGGCTCCCAGCTTGGCCCAAGCAtacaggaggaggtggtggatgGCCATCACAGCCATCATAGAGAACCTGCTCTTCTCTGCCGTTCTGCTGGGCTGGGGCTCACTGCTCATCATGCTGAAGAACGAAGGCTTCTATTCCTACCTTTGTATCG AAAATGTGAGTGTCAACGCCAACGTGACTGCTCTGGAGGACAGTGTCTGGCGGAGTTgtgtggagcaggaggaggtacTGAACCTTGGCTTCACCATTGGCTCCTTCCTCTTGAGTGCAGCCACTTTACCCCTGGGGATCTTGATGGACAGATATGGACCTCGCCCACTGAGGCTCATTggcag TTCATGTTTTGCAGCCTCCTGTGCTATGATAGCTGTTGCTGCATATGACCCCGAAG TGCTTTCTGGCCTCATCTTCCTCGCTGTCTCCTTCAACGGCTTCGGAGGAATTTGCCTGACCTTCACTTCACTCACA CTGCCTAACATGTTTGGGAATGTACGATCAACCATCCTCTCCCTGATGATCGGCTCCTATGCTTCTTCAGCCGTCACCTTCCCTGGTgtcaag CTGATTTACGACCTTGGCGTGTCGTTCCGCGTCATCATGTGGGTTTGGTCCGGCATGGCCTGCACAGTCTTCATCAACTGCTTCCTCAACTGGCCTGCTGAATCCTTCCCGGCACCTGAAGACATCAGATACAC TAAAAAGGTGAAGATCAGTGGAGTTGTGACCGAGGACAAGGTGACTGGTGACAGGTATGTCACCCATATGACTATCATGGAAGACATGATGGGACCTAAGCTGCTAGAACCTGAGCAGACAGACTCTCAACGCACAACCCAGG GCGCAGTGCCACTCTGTCATTCTGTGTGCTCTCCTATCTTCCTGTGGAGTCTCATCACCATGGCAATgacccagctgaggctgatctTCTTCATGGGTGCCATGAACAAGATGCTGGAGTTCCTGGTCACCCACGGCAACCCCAACC CCTCAGAGGAGCTtcagaaggagatggaggaacAAG TTGGTTTCTACTCATCCATCTTCGGTACGATGCAGCTGCTGTGTCTACTGACTTGTCCGTTGATTGGCTACATCATGGACTGGAGGTTGATGGAGTGCGAAGAGGAGAAtgccaacacacaaacagagaagaA ccaatcagatccctcaaagagagacagaaagatcCAGAAACTGACCAATGCCATGAGGGCTTTCATCTTCACCAACATCCTATTGGTCACCTTCGGAATAATTTCCATGATTGACAACCTGCCTTTACAG TTGGTGTCGTTTGTTCTGCATACCATAGTGAGAGGATTCATCCATTCCTGCTGTGGAGGACTCTACGCTGCTGT GTATCCATCCAACCACTTTGGAACACTGACCGGCATGCAGTCAATGATCAGTGCTGCTTTCGCCTTGCTTCAACAGCCACTGTTCATACTGATGTTGGGACACCTGAGAGGAGATCCTTACTGG ATAAATTTGTGCCTTCTCATCTTCTCACTGGCTGGCTTCCTGTTGCCGGGCTATCTGTTCTATCACCGTAGAAACCTGATCAGGGCAAAGGCTGAGTGTGATAGGTTGGCTGCCAGTCAACCAGAGAAAGAGAATGCTCCTCTCACCCAATCAGATAGTGGGACTGCTAAAAGCCAAGCCAAAGGGCATGCTAATGGATACTCTCCAAATGGGCCTAGTGTTTAA
- the slc43a1b gene encoding solute carrier family 43 member 1b isoform X1 — MNSLDNEQFYSHIGHYSCQAAMAPSLAQAYRRRWWMAITAIIENLLFSAVLLGWGSLLIMLKNEGFYSYLCIENVSVNANVTALEDSVWRSCVEQEEVLNLGFTIGSFLLSAATLPLGILMDRYGPRPLRLIGSSCFAASCAMIAVAAYDPEVLSGLIFLAVSFNGFGGICLTFTSLTLPNMFGNVRSTILSLMIGSYASSAVTFPGVKLIYDLGVSFRVIMWVWSGMACTVFINCFLNWPAESFPAPEDIRYTKKVKISGVVTEDKVTGDRYVTHMTIMEDMMGPKLLEPEQTDSQRTTQGAVPLCHSVCSPIFLWSLITMAMTQLRLIFFMGAMNKMLEFLVTHGNPNPSEELQKEMEEQVGFYSSIFGTMQLLCLLTCPLIGYIMDWRLMECEEENANTQTEKNQSDPSKRDRKIQKLTNAMRAFIFTNILLVTFGIISMIDNLPLQLVSFVLHTIVRGFIHSCCGGLYAAVYPSNHFGTLTGMQSMISAAFALLQQPLFILMLGHLRGDPYWINLCLLIFSLAGFLLPGYLFYHRRNLIRAKAECDRLAASQPEKENAPLTQSDSGTAKSQAKGHANGYSPNGPSV, encoded by the exons ATGAATTCTCTGGACAATGAGCAGTTCTATTCACACATTGGACATTACAGCTGTCAGG CTGCCATGGCTCCCAGCTTGGCCCAAGCAtacaggaggaggtggtggatgGCCATCACAGCCATCATAGAGAACCTGCTCTTCTCTGCCGTTCTGCTGGGCTGGGGCTCACTGCTCATCATGCTGAAGAACGAAGGCTTCTATTCCTACCTTTGTATCG AAAATGTGAGTGTCAACGCCAACGTGACTGCTCTGGAGGACAGTGTCTGGCGGAGTTgtgtggagcaggaggaggtacTGAACCTTGGCTTCACCATTGGCTCCTTCCTCTTGAGTGCAGCCACTTTACCCCTGGGGATCTTGATGGACAGATATGGACCTCGCCCACTGAGGCTCATTggcag TTCATGTTTTGCAGCCTCCTGTGCTATGATAGCTGTTGCTGCATATGACCCCGAAG TGCTTTCTGGCCTCATCTTCCTCGCTGTCTCCTTCAACGGCTTCGGAGGAATTTGCCTGACCTTCACTTCACTCACA CTGCCTAACATGTTTGGGAATGTACGATCAACCATCCTCTCCCTGATGATCGGCTCCTATGCTTCTTCAGCCGTCACCTTCCCTGGTgtcaag CTGATTTACGACCTTGGCGTGTCGTTCCGCGTCATCATGTGGGTTTGGTCCGGCATGGCCTGCACAGTCTTCATCAACTGCTTCCTCAACTGGCCTGCTGAATCCTTCCCGGCACCTGAAGACATCAGATACAC TAAAAAGGTGAAGATCAGTGGAGTTGTGACCGAGGACAAGGTGACTGGTGACAGGTATGTCACCCATATGACTATCATGGAAGACATGATGGGACCTAAGCTGCTAGAACCTGAGCAGACAGACTCTCAACGCACAACCCAGG GCGCAGTGCCACTCTGTCATTCTGTGTGCTCTCCTATCTTCCTGTGGAGTCTCATCACCATGGCAATgacccagctgaggctgatctTCTTCATGGGTGCCATGAACAAGATGCTGGAGTTCCTGGTCACCCACGGCAACCCCAACC CCTCAGAGGAGCTtcagaaggagatggaggaacAAG TTGGTTTCTACTCATCCATCTTCGGTACGATGCAGCTGCTGTGTCTACTGACTTGTCCGTTGATTGGCTACATCATGGACTGGAGGTTGATGGAGTGCGAAGAGGAGAAtgccaacacacaaacagagaagaA ccaatcagatccctcaaagagagacagaaagatcCAGAAACTGACCAATGCCATGAGGGCTTTCATCTTCACCAACATCCTATTGGTCACCTTCGGAATAATTTCCATGATTGACAACCTGCCTTTACAG TTGGTGTCGTTTGTTCTGCATACCATAGTGAGAGGATTCATCCATTCCTGCTGTGGAGGACTCTACGCTGCTGT GTATCCATCCAACCACTTTGGAACACTGACCGGCATGCAGTCAATGATCAGTGCTGCTTTCGCCTTGCTTCAACAGCCACTGTTCATACTGATGTTGGGACACCTGAGAGGAGATCCTTACTGG ATAAATTTGTGCCTTCTCATCTTCTCACTGGCTGGCTTCCTGTTGCCGGGCTATCTGTTCTATCACCGTAGAAACCTGATCAGGGCAAAGGCTGAGTGTGATAGGTTGGCTGCCAGTCAACCAGAGAAAGAGAATGCTCCTCTCACCCAATCAGATAGTGGGACTGCTAAAAGCCAAGCCAAAGGGCATGCTAATGGATACTCTCCAAATGGGCCTAGTGTTTAA
- the slc43a1b gene encoding solute carrier family 43 member 1b isoform X3 has protein sequence MAPSLAQAYRRRWWMAITAIIENLLFSAVLLGWGSLLIMLKNEGFYSYLCIENVSVNANVTALEDSVWRSCVEQEEVLNLGFTIGSFLLSAATLPLGILMDRYGPRPLRLIGSSCFAASCAMIAVAAYDPEVLSGLIFLAVSFNGFGGICLTFTSLTLPNMFGNVRSTILSLMIGSYASSAVTFPGVKLIYDLGVSFRVIMWVWSGMACTVFINCFLNWPAESFPAPEDIRYTKKVKISGVVTEDKVTGDRYVTHMTIMEDMMGPKLLEPEQTDSQRTTQGAVPLCHSVCSPIFLWSLITMAMTQLRLIFFMGAMNKMLEFLVTHGNPNPSEELQKEMEEQVGFYSSIFGTMQLLCLLTCPLIGYIMDWRLMECEEENANTQTEKNQSDPSKRDRKIQKLTNAMRAFIFTNILLVTFGIISMIDNLPLQLVSFVLHTIVRGFIHSCCGGLYAAVYPSNHFGTLTGMQSMISAAFALLQQPLFILMLGHLRGDPYWINLCLLIFSLAGFLLPGYLFYHRRNLIRAKAECDRLAASQPEKENAPLTQSDSGTAKSQAKGHANGYSPNGPSV, from the exons ATGGCTCCCAGCTTGGCCCAAGCAtacaggaggaggtggtggatgGCCATCACAGCCATCATAGAGAACCTGCTCTTCTCTGCCGTTCTGCTGGGCTGGGGCTCACTGCTCATCATGCTGAAGAACGAAGGCTTCTATTCCTACCTTTGTATCG AAAATGTGAGTGTCAACGCCAACGTGACTGCTCTGGAGGACAGTGTCTGGCGGAGTTgtgtggagcaggaggaggtacTGAACCTTGGCTTCACCATTGGCTCCTTCCTCTTGAGTGCAGCCACTTTACCCCTGGGGATCTTGATGGACAGATATGGACCTCGCCCACTGAGGCTCATTggcag TTCATGTTTTGCAGCCTCCTGTGCTATGATAGCTGTTGCTGCATATGACCCCGAAG TGCTTTCTGGCCTCATCTTCCTCGCTGTCTCCTTCAACGGCTTCGGAGGAATTTGCCTGACCTTCACTTCACTCACA CTGCCTAACATGTTTGGGAATGTACGATCAACCATCCTCTCCCTGATGATCGGCTCCTATGCTTCTTCAGCCGTCACCTTCCCTGGTgtcaag CTGATTTACGACCTTGGCGTGTCGTTCCGCGTCATCATGTGGGTTTGGTCCGGCATGGCCTGCACAGTCTTCATCAACTGCTTCCTCAACTGGCCTGCTGAATCCTTCCCGGCACCTGAAGACATCAGATACAC TAAAAAGGTGAAGATCAGTGGAGTTGTGACCGAGGACAAGGTGACTGGTGACAGGTATGTCACCCATATGACTATCATGGAAGACATGATGGGACCTAAGCTGCTAGAACCTGAGCAGACAGACTCTCAACGCACAACCCAGG GCGCAGTGCCACTCTGTCATTCTGTGTGCTCTCCTATCTTCCTGTGGAGTCTCATCACCATGGCAATgacccagctgaggctgatctTCTTCATGGGTGCCATGAACAAGATGCTGGAGTTCCTGGTCACCCACGGCAACCCCAACC CCTCAGAGGAGCTtcagaaggagatggaggaacAAG TTGGTTTCTACTCATCCATCTTCGGTACGATGCAGCTGCTGTGTCTACTGACTTGTCCGTTGATTGGCTACATCATGGACTGGAGGTTGATGGAGTGCGAAGAGGAGAAtgccaacacacaaacagagaagaA ccaatcagatccctcaaagagagacagaaagatcCAGAAACTGACCAATGCCATGAGGGCTTTCATCTTCACCAACATCCTATTGGTCACCTTCGGAATAATTTCCATGATTGACAACCTGCCTTTACAG TTGGTGTCGTTTGTTCTGCATACCATAGTGAGAGGATTCATCCATTCCTGCTGTGGAGGACTCTACGCTGCTGT GTATCCATCCAACCACTTTGGAACACTGACCGGCATGCAGTCAATGATCAGTGCTGCTTTCGCCTTGCTTCAACAGCCACTGTTCATACTGATGTTGGGACACCTGAGAGGAGATCCTTACTGG ATAAATTTGTGCCTTCTCATCTTCTCACTGGCTGGCTTCCTGTTGCCGGGCTATCTGTTCTATCACCGTAGAAACCTGATCAGGGCAAAGGCTGAGTGTGATAGGTTGGCTGCCAGTCAACCAGAGAAAGAGAATGCTCCTCTCACCCAATCAGATAGTGGGACTGCTAAAAGCCAAGCCAAAGGGCATGCTAATGGATACTCTCCAAATGGGCCTAGTGTTTAA